A single window of Penaeus vannamei isolate JL-2024 chromosome 24, ASM4276789v1, whole genome shotgun sequence DNA harbors:
- the LOC113805783 gene encoding uncharacterized protein, which translates to MSYIPEKSVGAGQAAPPPYAPVNYGFNHSPYAPQPAPSPLMVVPPPPAAPQPAVVMVGSASLPPGVCTVCRAGRIRDSASCCTWLWCCLLLPFGLIPGIIAFCCCCRHPKCSHCGYTID; encoded by the exons ATGTCGTACATCCCTGAAAAAAGTGTCGGGGCGGGCCAGGCAGCGCCCCCGCCCTACGCGCCCGTGAACTACGGCTTCAACCACAGCCCCTACGCCCCTCAACCAGCCCCCTCGCCCCTTATGGTAGTGCCTCCTCCACCAGCTGCTCCTCAGccggcggtggtgatggtgggctCTGCCTCTCTCCCGCCCGGCGTCTGCACCGTCTGCAGG GCTGGCAGGATCAGAGATAGCGCCTCGTGCTGCACTTGGCTCTGGTGCTGCTTACTGCTTCCGTTTGGACTGATCCCCGGCATCATcgccttctgctgctgctgccgccatCCCAAGTGCAGCCACTGCGGCTACACCATTGACTAG